A region from the uncultured Holophaga sp. genome encodes:
- a CDS encoding cytochrome c3 family protein — protein MRKKLLKGLIAVAGALVLGLLLVSPAQAAAKAPVKTMAKLATRHTAHGLDCATCHGKTKKPGAVDMEKCLECHDNQELATKTADLKPTNPHNTRHYGIWADCNLCHHEHKVSENHCLGCHPTFNFKVP, from the coding sequence ATGAGAAAGAAGCTGTTGAAAGGTCTCATTGCTGTCGCCGGAGCCCTGGTGCTGGGCCTCCTCCTCGTCAGCCCCGCCCAGGCTGCCGCCAAGGCTCCTGTCAAGACCATGGCCAAGCTGGCGACCCGGCACACGGCCCACGGGCTGGACTGCGCCACCTGTCACGGCAAGACCAAGAAACCCGGAGCCGTGGACATGGAGAAGTGCCTGGAGTGCCACGACAACCAGGAGCTGGCCACCAAGACCGCCGACCTCAAGCCCACCAATCCGCACAACACCCGCCATTACGGGATCTGGGCTGACTGCAACCTCTGCCACCACGAGCACAAGGTCTCCGAGAACCACTGCCTCGGCTGCCATCCGACCTTCAACTTCAAGGTGCCCTGA
- the gltX gene encoding glutamate--tRNA ligase, with amino-acid sequence MSRPVVTRFAPSPTGMLHIGGVRTALFCWLFARKHGGRFILRIEDTDLGRSTDDNIRIIEEGMAWVGLDWDEGPIVGEPSQWKGPHGPYRQMQRMESHYKPAVEKLLSEGKAYRCRCTREELDERRKAAEAKGVPFTYNRGVDAGKGCRGKQHDASQPYAVRVVMPDEGAIVLEDLVKGRIEFPADTLDDWIIARTGEGSEIGVPTYNFCVVVDDTGMEVTHVIRGDDHVANTPKQIALYQAMGLELPKFAHVPMILGKDGAKLSKRHGATSITEYQALGLLPSAVRLALARLSWTPKIDGKAVESAEEEILTDEQMIQLFDLDELQKSPARFDMDKLNWMNQKLIQRATWQELEPHLHPFMPEAWAAKPDAWKAIAITATQKGKSLVEMAEALRFAFERPQDFDEKGVAKFMTEAVKPALREVSALEDYTHDVLETAFNAILERQGLKTKDLAQALRVALCGRPVSPGIYDTLMLLGPDEVRTRLERWL; translated from the coding sequence ATGTCCCGTCCCGTCGTCACCCGCTTCGCCCCCTCCCCCACCGGCATGCTCCACATCGGAGGCGTGCGCACCGCCCTCTTCTGCTGGCTCTTCGCCCGCAAGCACGGCGGGCGCTTCATCCTGCGCATCGAGGACACGGACCTCGGCCGCTCCACCGATGACAACATCCGCATCATCGAGGAGGGCATGGCCTGGGTGGGCCTGGACTGGGATGAGGGCCCCATCGTGGGTGAGCCCAGCCAGTGGAAGGGCCCCCACGGCCCCTACCGGCAGATGCAGCGCATGGAGAGCCACTACAAGCCCGCCGTGGAGAAGCTCCTGAGCGAGGGCAAGGCCTACCGCTGCCGCTGCACCCGGGAGGAGCTGGACGAGCGCCGCAAGGCCGCCGAGGCCAAGGGCGTCCCCTTCACCTACAACCGCGGTGTGGACGCCGGGAAGGGCTGCCGCGGGAAGCAGCACGACGCAAGCCAGCCCTATGCGGTTCGGGTGGTCATGCCCGACGAGGGGGCCATCGTACTGGAAGACCTGGTGAAGGGCCGCATCGAGTTCCCCGCCGACACCCTGGACGACTGGATCATCGCCCGCACCGGGGAGGGCTCGGAGATCGGGGTGCCCACCTACAACTTCTGCGTCGTGGTGGACGACACCGGCATGGAGGTCACCCATGTCATCCGTGGCGATGACCATGTGGCCAACACCCCCAAGCAGATCGCCCTCTACCAGGCCATGGGCTTGGAGCTCCCGAAGTTCGCCCACGTCCCCATGATCCTGGGCAAGGATGGCGCCAAGCTCAGCAAGCGCCACGGCGCCACCAGCATCACCGAATACCAGGCCCTGGGCCTCCTGCCCTCCGCCGTCCGCCTTGCCCTGGCCCGCCTCTCCTGGACCCCCAAGATCGATGGGAAAGCCGTGGAGAGCGCCGAGGAGGAGATCCTCACGGACGAGCAGATGATCCAGCTCTTCGACCTGGACGAGCTCCAGAAGAGCCCCGCCCGCTTCGACATGGACAAGCTCAACTGGATGAACCAGAAGCTCATCCAGCGGGCCACCTGGCAGGAACTGGAGCCCCATCTCCACCCCTTCATGCCCGAGGCCTGGGCAGCCAAACCCGATGCATGGAAGGCCATCGCCATCACCGCCACCCAGAAGGGCAAGTCCCTCGTGGAGATGGCCGAGGCCCTGCGCTTCGCCTTCGAGCGGCCCCAGGACTTCGATGAGAAGGGCGTGGCCAAGTTCATGACTGAGGCCGTCAAACCTGCCCTGCGGGAAGTCTCGGCCCTGGAGGACTACACCCATGACGTCCTGGAGACGGCCTTCAACGCCATCCTGGAGCGCCAGGGCCTCAAGACCAAGGACCTGGCCCAGGCCCTGCGGGTCGCCCTCTGCGGCCGTCCCGTGAGCCCGGGCATCTACGACACCCTGATGCTGCTTGGACCCGATGAGGTCCGCACTCGTCTGGAGAGGTGGCTGTGA